A portion of the Citrobacter rodentium NBRC 105723 = DSM 16636 genome contains these proteins:
- the chbG gene encoding chitin disaccharide deacetylase — MERVLIVNADDFGLSKGQNYGIVEACRHGVVTSTTALVNGDAIEHAAQLSRELPTLAVGMHFVLTLGKPLSEMPGLAREGRLGKWIWQMAEEDTLPLDEIAHELECQYQRFIDLFGREPVHLDSHHHVHMFPQIFPLVARFAAERGVALRIDRRLVPQDAELPATLRSSQEFSSDFYGEEISEALFLEVLDASAAREEASLEVMCHPAFIDNTLRQSAYCYPRLTELEVLTSASLKYAIAERGYRLGSFLNV, encoded by the coding sequence ATGGAACGCGTATTGATTGTAAATGCGGATGATTTTGGCCTGAGCAAAGGACAAAACTACGGCATTGTGGAGGCCTGTCGCCACGGCGTGGTGACCTCCACGACCGCGCTGGTGAACGGCGACGCCATTGAACACGCGGCGCAGCTGAGTCGCGAACTGCCGACCCTGGCGGTCGGGATGCACTTTGTCCTGACCCTGGGTAAACCATTGAGCGAAATGCCCGGGCTGGCCCGTGAAGGGCGGCTGGGGAAATGGATATGGCAGATGGCGGAAGAGGATACGCTGCCGCTGGATGAGATCGCCCATGAGCTTGAATGTCAGTATCAGCGTTTCATTGACCTGTTCGGGCGGGAGCCTGTGCATCTGGACAGTCATCATCACGTGCATATGTTCCCGCAAATTTTCCCTCTCGTCGCGCGTTTTGCGGCCGAACGGGGCGTGGCGCTGCGCATCGACCGTCGGCTGGTGCCGCAGGACGCCGAACTGCCCGCGACGCTGCGCAGTTCGCAAGAGTTCAGTAGTGATTTTTACGGCGAGGAGATTTCCGAAGCCCTGTTTCTTGAGGTGCTGGACGCCTCCGCGGCGCGCGAAGAAGCCTCCCTGGAGGTGATGTGTCATCCGGCGTTCATCGACAATACGCTTCGTCAGAGCGCCTACTGTTACCCCCGCTTGACTGAACTGGAGGTGCTGACCTCTGCGTCGCTTAAATATGCGATTGCAGAACGCGGCTACCGTCTGGGCAGTTTTCTTAATGTGTAG